One Tunturibacter gelidoferens genomic region harbors:
- a CDS encoding acetyl-CoA C-acetyltransferase → MKDVVIVAAVRTPVGKFQGAFAEMTAVELGAIAVREAVKRAGIDAASVDECLMGCVLPAGLGQNPARQAALRGGLPDTVSAMTINMVCGSGLKAVALAAQAVMAGDAEVVVAGGMESMSNAPYLLPQGRKGFRMGDSVVVDSMVKDGLWCACEDYHMGITGENVAEKHLITREEQDAYALASHRKASAAWKEGRFDAEVVPVNVPGKKSAVTVVSRDESVREDASAEALAALKPAFRKDGTVTAGNAPGVNDAAAAVVVMSAERAKELGLKPMVTIKAQATSGVAPKWVMLAPVTGVQKVLKKAGWERDDVDLFELNEAFSVQALGVMRELGLDAKRVNVNGGAVAIGHPIGASGARVLVTLIYEMMRRDAKKGIAALCLGGGNSVALAVGRG, encoded by the coding sequence ATGAAGGATGTTGTGATTGTTGCTGCGGTACGGACACCTGTGGGCAAGTTTCAAGGGGCGTTTGCGGAGATGACGGCCGTAGAGCTTGGTGCCATCGCAGTTCGCGAGGCGGTGAAGCGGGCTGGGATTGATGCGGCGAGCGTGGACGAGTGTTTAATGGGCTGCGTGCTCCCTGCGGGGCTGGGACAGAACCCGGCGCGACAGGCAGCGTTACGAGGCGGGCTGCCGGATACGGTTTCGGCGATGACGATCAATATGGTGTGCGGGTCGGGTTTGAAGGCTGTGGCACTGGCGGCGCAGGCAGTGATGGCTGGCGATGCCGAAGTTGTGGTGGCAGGGGGGATGGAGTCGATGTCCAACGCACCTTATCTGCTGCCGCAGGGGCGGAAGGGATTCCGTATGGGCGACTCAGTCGTGGTCGATTCGATGGTGAAGGATGGGTTGTGGTGCGCTTGTGAGGACTACCACATGGGCATCACAGGGGAGAACGTCGCGGAGAAGCATTTAATTACCCGAGAGGAGCAGGATGCCTATGCGCTGGCTTCGCACCGCAAGGCGAGTGCTGCTTGGAAGGAGGGGCGGTTCGATGCGGAGGTGGTGCCGGTGAACGTGCCGGGGAAGAAGAGTGCAGTAACCGTGGTGTCGCGGGATGAGAGTGTGCGGGAGGACGCTTCGGCGGAGGCGCTTGCTGCTTTGAAGCCGGCCTTCAGGAAGGATGGGACTGTGACGGCGGGAAATGCTCCAGGAGTGAATGATGCGGCTGCGGCGGTGGTGGTGATGTCGGCAGAGCGGGCAAAGGAGCTGGGCTTGAAGCCGATGGTGACGATCAAAGCGCAGGCTACGAGCGGAGTCGCTCCCAAGTGGGTGATGCTAGCTCCAGTAACCGGGGTGCAGAAGGTCCTGAAGAAAGCTGGGTGGGAGCGGGATGACGTCGATTTGTTCGAGTTGAATGAGGCGTTCAGCGTTCAAGCGTTGGGGGTGATGAGGGAGTTAGGTCTGGATGCCAAGAGGGTGAATGTGAATGGCGGTGCGGTAGCGATTGGGCACCCTATTGGAGCGAGCGGTGCGCGGGTACTGGTTACCTTGATCTACGAGATGATGCGAAGGGATGCGAAGAAGGGGATAGCTGCGCTTTGTTTGGGTGGAGGAAACTCGGTCGCGTTAGCGGTGGGACGAGGGTGA